In a single window of the Streptomyces brevispora genome:
- a CDS encoding LamG-like jellyroll fold domain-containing protein, which yields MSRPGRGGVFAAVLSLAAGVLTVSGVTAPPAAALTPPVGFTADSLATYQTNGIVWSLAEANGVVYAGGTFTGVRPAGSPAGGNTTSAVNFAAFDAATGAPTGCSLSFTRSSGTSTVRALAVSPDKSTLYAGGYFNAVNGTGANGLVAINTGNCTLRPGFAPNFGATVRALDVAADGTVYAGGDFQSLNGRTRRFFGAVTAAGAVTGWNPDVDDPGRTLKVTPDGQNVLIGGDFFTVGGTNSHALAVTSAASGALTRAYTGNFIPSSAVIKDIITDTASNGWYVGGEGAGGASFDGRLAMGLDTFDQRWRDTCQGATQALRVYRGVLYAGSHVHDCSTMGGFPNQVRKHLTAQSVDDPAMLGWLPDTNDGIGEPVGPRALTVSSRGGRDFLWVGGEFTTVNGVAQQALTRFANAPDTGAPSVPVVSLSAPRAGEVRVSWRASLDLDDSLLTYRVYRDGGSTPVRTMTGSSLFFSRPQFTFTDTDVVAGRSYSYRITASDGTNTSALSPSFSVTAAASSSPYAQRVLADGADLYWRYDEAGGAFAADASDNEDGGVYMNAPSYRSTPSAVAGSAALALNGTDEYVYSDRLHHYTSPTPYSIETWFRTDTGRGGRIVGYGNNIGSAQGHTSGISDKLLYLTDNGRLTFGVQVGSTSSRPTVTSAASYNDNAWHHAVATQGPSGMRLYVDGVSVGSNPTAGNRSYNGYWRVGGDAMTNGWPNRPTSTYFAGQVDETAIYPSALTAAQVAAHHDLADTPSGPGDTTVTLTPTEDAYVNSVAANTTYDDNQLASRGTTAYLSYLRYDLPAAPAGQELKSARLTFRTSSDPTAGSADSHTLVPVTGAWTESAVTYNSRPSLAATVLGTISGATAVSTDYAVELDAPALGGALGSSYSLALTSGGTDSLRIWSSEVATAAHRPQLVLTFGAE from the coding sequence GTGAGCCGCCCCGGACGTGGCGGGGTGTTCGCCGCGGTGCTCTCCCTGGCGGCCGGGGTCCTCACCGTGTCCGGGGTCACCGCTCCCCCGGCCGCCGCGCTGACTCCGCCCGTCGGTTTCACCGCCGACAGCCTCGCCACGTACCAGACGAACGGCATCGTCTGGTCGCTCGCCGAGGCGAACGGCGTCGTCTACGCGGGAGGCACGTTCACCGGTGTGCGCCCGGCCGGCTCCCCCGCGGGCGGCAACACCACCTCCGCGGTCAACTTCGCCGCGTTCGACGCGGCCACCGGCGCACCCACCGGCTGCTCGCTCTCCTTCACCCGGAGCAGCGGCACCTCGACCGTGCGGGCGCTCGCGGTCTCGCCCGACAAGTCCACGCTGTACGCGGGCGGCTACTTCAACGCGGTCAACGGGACGGGCGCCAACGGCCTGGTCGCCATCAACACCGGCAACTGCACGCTGCGCCCGGGGTTCGCACCGAACTTCGGGGCGACCGTGCGGGCGCTGGACGTGGCGGCAGACGGAACCGTCTACGCCGGCGGCGACTTCCAGAGCCTCAACGGCCGGACCCGCCGCTTCTTCGGCGCGGTCACGGCCGCCGGTGCGGTGACCGGCTGGAACCCGGACGTCGATGATCCGGGCAGGACCCTGAAGGTCACCCCGGACGGGCAGAACGTGCTGATCGGCGGCGACTTCTTCACCGTGGGCGGCACGAACTCTCACGCCCTCGCGGTGACCAGCGCCGCTTCGGGCGCGCTGACCCGTGCCTACACCGGCAACTTCATCCCGTCCTCCGCCGTGATCAAGGACATCATCACCGACACCGCGTCCAACGGCTGGTACGTCGGTGGTGAGGGTGCCGGCGGCGCCTCCTTCGACGGCCGTCTGGCCATGGGGCTCGACACCTTCGACCAGCGCTGGCGGGACACCTGTCAGGGCGCCACGCAGGCCCTGCGGGTCTACCGGGGGGTGCTCTACGCGGGCAGCCATGTCCACGACTGCTCGACCATGGGCGGGTTCCCCAACCAGGTCCGCAAGCACCTCACCGCCCAGTCGGTCGACGATCCGGCCATGCTGGGCTGGCTCCCGGACACCAATGACGGCATCGGTGAACCGGTGGGGCCGCGTGCCCTGACCGTCTCGTCGCGGGGCGGCCGCGACTTCCTCTGGGTGGGCGGGGAGTTCACGACCGTCAACGGGGTGGCGCAGCAGGCCCTGACCCGGTTCGCCAACGCCCCGGACACCGGGGCGCCCTCCGTACCCGTGGTGAGCCTTTCGGCGCCGCGGGCCGGTGAGGTGCGGGTCAGCTGGCGGGCGAGCCTGGACCTGGACGACAGCCTGCTCACCTACCGGGTATACCGCGACGGCGGCTCGACGCCCGTCCGCACCATGACCGGTTCCTCGCTCTTCTTCAGCAGGCCGCAGTTCACGTTCACCGACACCGATGTCGTGGCGGGGCGGAGCTACTCGTACCGGATCACGGCGAGCGACGGCACCAACACCAGTGCGCTCAGCCCCAGTTTCTCCGTCACCGCGGCCGCTTCGTCGAGTCCGTACGCGCAGCGGGTACTGGCCGACGGGGCGGATCTGTACTGGCGCTACGACGAGGCGGGCGGCGCGTTCGCCGCCGATGCCTCGGACAACGAAGACGGCGGCGTGTACATGAACGCGCCCTCGTACCGTTCGACGCCGTCCGCCGTGGCCGGTTCCGCGGCGCTCGCCCTCAACGGCACCGACGAGTACGTCTACAGTGACCGGCTGCACCACTACACGTCGCCGACCCCGTACTCCATCGAGACCTGGTTCCGCACCGACACGGGCCGGGGCGGCCGGATCGTCGGTTACGGCAACAACATCGGAAGCGCGCAGGGGCACACCAGCGGGATCTCCGACAAGCTCCTGTACCTCACCGACAACGGGCGCCTCACCTTCGGTGTCCAGGTCGGCAGCACCAGCAGCCGCCCCACCGTCACCTCGGCCGCCTCGTACAACGACAACGCCTGGCACCACGCGGTGGCCACCCAGGGACCGTCCGGCATGAGGCTGTACGTGGACGGCGTGTCCGTCGGCTCCAACCCCACGGCCGGCAACCGCTCGTACAACGGGTACTGGCGGGTCGGCGGGGACGCCATGACCAACGGCTGGCCGAACCGCCCCACCAGCACCTACTTCGCGGGGCAGGTCGACGAGACGGCGATCTATCCGTCGGCGCTGACCGCGGCGCAGGTGGCCGCGCACCATGATCTGGCGGACACCCCGTCCGGTCCGGGCGACACCACCGTCACCCTGACACCGACCGAGGACGCGTACGTCAACAGCGTCGCCGCGAACACCACGTACGACGACAACCAGCTCGCTTCCCGGGGCACCACGGCCTATCTGAGCTACCTCCGGTACGACCTGCCCGCCGCCCCGGCCGGGCAGGAACTCAAGAGCGCCCGGCTCACCTTCCGTACCTCGTCGGACCCCACGGCGGGCTCGGCCGACAGCCACACCCTCGTGCCGGTCACCGGCGCGTGGACCGAGTCGGCGGTCACCTACAACTCCCGGCCGTCGCTCGCCGCGACGGTGCTCGGGACCATTTCCGGCGCGACCGCCGTCTCCACCGACTACGCGGTGGAGCTGGACGCGCCGGCGCTGGGCGGAGCCCTGGGCTCCTCCTACTCACTCGCCCTCACCAGCGGCGGAACGGACTCTCTCCGCATCTGGTCGAGCGAGGTCGCAACCGCGGCCCACCGGCCGCAGCTCGTTCTCACCTTCGGAGCTGAATGA